Proteins encoded by one window of Martelella endophytica:
- the rpmB gene encoding 50S ribosomal protein L28, which produces MSRMCELTGKGVLSGNNVSHANNKTRRKFLPNLCRVTLMSEVTGQSYRLRVSAAALRSVEHRGGLDAFLIKAADTELSPRARLLRKEIIKKTAEKAAA; this is translated from the coding sequence ATGTCCCGCATGTGCGAATTGACCGGCAAGGGCGTGCTGTCCGGCAACAATGTCAGCCACGCCAACAACAAGACCCGCCGCAAGTTTCTCCCGAATCTGTGCCGCGTGACCCTGATGTCCGAAGTGACCGGCCAGAGCTACCGTCTGCGCGTTTCTGCCGCAGCCCTGCGCTCGGTCGAGCATCGCGGCGGTCTCGATGCCTTCCTGATCAAGGCAGCCGACACCGAGCTTTCCCCGCGCGCACGTCTGCTGCGCAAGGAAATCATCAAGAAGACGGCCGAAAAGGCTGCTGCCTGA